ACTTCGGTTACGTGGTCGAAGCTGAATACAGGGTTGGTTTCCGATTCCTGCTTGTGACCGTAAAGAAGATTCTGACGAACAGAGAGGTGAGGGAACAGCGCCAGATCCTGTGGCACATAGCCGATGTGGCGGAGTTGCGAGGGGACGGAGATGCGTCTGTTGGTATCAACCAGCACGTCGTCCTGGAGTTGGATGAAGGCGGATTGAGGGCGTCGCAGTCCTGCAATCAAATCCAGCAGGGAAGTTTTACCTGCGCCGGAAGGGCCGAAGATGGCGGTTACCTGTTGGGGCAGTTCCACGTCCACCATGACATCGAAGCCGGTGACGGGGAGGCGGATGTTTTTTAGAAGCAGCTTCATGTTCGCCTGGTT
This genomic stretch from Pedosphaera parvula Ellin514 harbors:
- a CDS encoding ATP-binding cassette domain-containing protein, whose amino-acid sequence is MPDAANQANMKLLLKNIRLPVTGFDVMVDVELPQQVTAIFGPSGAGKTSLLDLIAGLRRPQSAFIQLQDDVLVDTNRRISVPSQLRHIGYVPQDLALFPHLSVRQNLLYGHKQESETNPVFSFDHVTEVLAIQTLTQRRVTDLSGGEKQRVALARALLSCPRLLLLDEPLANLDAGLKAKIIPYLARIKEEFHLPMLYITHDRMEVVALCDEVLEMSRGRIIRQSSIPDWNAPPAI